The Bradyrhizobium sp. CCGB01 genome segment GCCTGCTCCTTGGCGCGGAACCAATAGGTCAGGTAGATGATGATGCCGGGAAAGAAACCGGCCTCGGCGACGCCGAGCAGGAAGCGCAGCACGTAAAGCTGGGTCGCGCTCTGCACGAAGGCGGTGGCGGTCGCGACGATTCCCCAAGTGATCAGGATGCGCGAAATCCAGATGCGCGCGCCGTATTTGTTGAGCGCAACGTTGCTCGGGACCTCGAACAGGAAATAGCCGATGAAGAAGATGCCGGCGGCAAAGCCGAAGGCCTCGCTGGTCAGCGCCAGCTCCTTGTTCATTTGCAGCGCCGCGTAGCCGATATTCGCGCGGTCGAGATAGGAGATCACGTAGAGCACGAAGCAGTAGGGCACGATGCGCCAAAACACCTTGCGCGTTGCGGACTGCTCGACTGACGTCGTGGACATGGCGGCGCTTCCTCGGGGCTTGTGGTTTTGGCGCGCTTGTCCGTCCCTCCGGCAGCCGCCCTGGGAAGCCTTATTGCATTTTAAATTATAAAATACAAATACTCAGTGGTGACCTAGACGCGGGGGATCTTGATCAACCCTGCGCCGGAGATATGGACCCGGAGGAAGTCGGCAGCCTCCTGGCGCAGGCCATTCTCCAGCAAATCCAGGATGTTGAGGTGCTCCCGGCATTGCTGGGGCAGGCGGCTGCGATCGACCGTGATGCGATATTCGACGAGGCGGCGCAGCCGGTTGACGCGCTTGACCGCGTCGAGGAAGAACGGATTGCCGCTGCAGATCATCAGCATCTCGTGGAACTCGTTGTTGGCGGCGAAAACCTCCGCGCGTGAGGCCCGCTTGTAACCACCGTCGAGCAGCCATTGCTGTTTTTCGCGCGCCGCCGCAAAGGCCGTGCGGTCGACCTGAAAGCTCGGCAACAGGAGCGCCTGCGGCTCCAGCGCAATGCGCAACTGATAGCCCTGCTGATAGCTCTCGCGCGAGGTCAGCAGTGGCCCGAAGGCCCAGCCATTGCCGGGCAGGCGCTCGATCCAGCCTTCATCGGCGATCTTGGTGAGGACCTTCAACAGGCGGGTGCGCGACAGGCCATAGCGGCGCATCAGCTCGCTTTCGCTGACGCGTTCGGGCAGCTTGCCGGACAGGCGGTCTTCGGCGATCGCAAAATACCATTCGTCCTCCTGTTCCGCGCCGGTATCGGCGGTTTCAGGCAGCTCGCGTGCACTCTTGACCAGGAAGAAGCCGCGGTTCGGCTCCGAACGCACGACGTTCATGTCCTCCAGCATTTGCAGCGCGGCGTTGATCGGCGCGCGCGAGACGCGGAGCGCGTCCGCAAGCGCCTGGCTCGGCAGATGCTGATCGGCCTCGAGATCGTTGAGGCGGATGTAGTCGAGGATCCGCGCGGTCATCTGGGCGGCGAGGTTGGGGCGGGGCATGCGAACGACTCAAAGAGGGTCCAGAGCAGGGATCATTGGCCGAGCGGCCGGATCGGCACAAGCGGCGGCATCGCCATTGTACCTACCCCATAATTGTGTTTTAAATGATAAAAAGCAATATAGGGAGCGGGCGATGTCGCTAACGAAATTGCCGGCCGGGCCGGCCCGGCGGGGCGAACTGTCCCGGCGGGGCGAGATTTCCCGGCGGGCCGAAATTTCCCGGCGGGGCCTGGCGCATCTGACGATCGGCGGCGTGCTGGCTGCCGCCGCGCCATCTCAATCGCGCGCGCAGCCGCGCCAGGCAATGGGAGAGCAGACCATGTCCGAAGGATCAGCCTCGTACGTCTATGTCGGTGCGCGCACCACGAAGGAGCGCAACGCCCGCGGCGACGGTCTCAACGTCTATCGCATGGACCATGCGAGCGGCGCCTGGACCCACCTCCAGCTGCTCGGCGATCTCGTCAATCCCTCGTTCCTGGCCTTCGACCGCACCCGGCGATTCCTCTAC includes the following:
- a CDS encoding GntR family transcriptional regulator: MPRPNLAAQMTARILDYIRLNDLEADQHLPSQALADALRVSRAPINAALQMLEDMNVVRSEPNRGFFLVKSARELPETADTGAEQEDEWYFAIAEDRLSGKLPERVSESELMRRYGLSRTRLLKVLTKIADEGWIERLPGNGWAFGPLLTSRESYQQGYQLRIALEPQALLLPSFQVDRTAFAAAREKQQWLLDGGYKRASRAEVFAANNEFHEMLMICSGNPFFLDAVKRVNRLRRLVEYRITVDRSRLPQQCREHLNILDLLENGLRQEAADFLRVHISGAGLIKIPRV